One Hermetia illucens chromosome 4, iHerIll2.2.curated.20191125, whole genome shotgun sequence DNA segment encodes these proteins:
- the LOC119656118 gene encoding uncharacterized protein LOC119656118, producing the protein MTGIVDTEAWREFFSVLQTSPELWKIKADVFKGKHKKKIALSKLLEVYKSIDGNANEDTVKKRLQNIRSCFRRECKKVERSRKSGADVEEEYVPTLWYFDLVEFLRDQEIQLSGTSTVDLHDGDLELPTVSNY; encoded by the coding sequence ATGACAGGGATTGTAGATACTGAGGCGTGGAGGGAGTTTTTCTCCGTGCTACAAACCTCGCCGGAGCTTTGGAAGATCAAAGCGGATGTCTTTAAAGGCaaacataagaaaaaaattgcactttcGAAACTATTGGAAGTGTACAAGTCCATAGACGGCAACGCAAATGAAGACACCGTGAAAAAAAGACTTCAAAATATAAGAAGCTGCTTCCGCAGAGAGTGTAAAAAAGTTGAGAGGAGCCGAAAATCTGGAGCTGACGTCGAGGAGGAATATGTACCAACGTTATGGTACTTTGATCTAGTTGAGTTCTTGAGGGATCAAGAAATCCAGCTGAGTGGTACGTCTACCGTCGACTTGCATGATGGAGATCTTGAGCTACCAACGGTAAGTAACTATTAA